One stretch of Zea mays cultivar B73 unplaced genomic scaffold, Zm-B73-REFERENCE-NAM-5.0 scaffold_33, whole genome shotgun sequence DNA includes these proteins:
- the LOC118474769 gene encoding ribulose bisphosphate carboxylase large chain — MSCREGLMSPQTETKASVGFKAGVKDYKLTYYTPEYETKDTDILAAFRVTPQLGVPPEEAGAAVAAESSTGTWTTVWTDGLTSLDRYKGRCYHIEPVPGDPDQYICYVAYPLDLFEEGSVTNMFTSIVGNVFGFKALRALRLEDLRIPPAYSKTFQGPPHGIQVERDKLNKYGRPLLGCTIKPKLGLSAKNYGRACYECLRGGLDFTKDDENVNSQPFMRWRDRFVFCAEAIYKAQAETGEIKGHYLNATAGTCEEMIKRAVFARELGVPIVMHDYLTGGFTANTTLSHYCRDNGLLLHIHRAMHAVIDRQKNHGMHFRVLAKALRMSGGDHIHSGTVVGKLEGEREITLGFVDLLRDDFIEKDRSRGIFFTQDWVSMPGVIPVASGGIHVWHMPALTEIFGDDSVLQFGGGTLGHPWGNAPGAAANRVALEACVQARNEGRDLAREGNEIIKAACKWSAELAAACEIWKEIKFDGFKAMDTI, encoded by the coding sequence ATGAGTTGTAGGGAGGGACTTATGTCACCACAAACAGAAACTAAAGCAAGTGTTGGATTTAAAGCTGGTGTTAAGGATTATAAATTGACTTACTACACCCCGGAGTACGAAACCAAGGATACTGATATCTTGGCAGCATTCCGAGTAACTCCTCAGCTCGGGGTTCCGCCTGAAGAAGCAGGAGCTGCAGTAGCTGCGGAATCTTCTACTGGTACATGGACAACTGTTTGGACTGATGGACTTACCAGTCTTGATCGTTACAAAGGACGATGCTATCACATCGAGCCCGTTCCTGGGGACCCAGATCAATATATCTGTTATGTAGCTTATCCATTAGACCTATTTGAAGAGGGTTCTGTTACTAACATGTTTACTTCCATTGTGGGTAACGTATTTGGTTTCAAAGCCTTACGCGCTCTACGTTTGGAGGATCTACGAATTCCCCCTGCTTATTCAAAAACTTTCCAAGGTCCGCCTCACGGTATCCAAGTTGAAAGGGATAAGTTGAACAAGTACGGTCGTCCTTTATTGGGATGTACTATTAAACCAAAATTGGGATTATCCGCAAAAAATTACGGTAGAGCGTGTTATGAGTGTCTACGCGGTGGACTTGATTTTACCAAAGATGATGAAAACGTAAACTCACAACCATTTATGCGCTGGAGAGACCGTTTTGTCTTTTGTGCCGAAGCAATTTATAAAGCACAAGCCGAAACTGGTGAAATCAAGGGGCATTACTTGAATGCGACTGCAGGTACATGCGAAGAAATGATTAAGAGAGCTGTATTTGCAAGGGAATTAGGGGTTCCTATTGTAATGCATGACTACTTAACAGGAGGATTCACCGCAAATACTACTTTGTCTCATTATTGCCGCGACAACGGCCTACTTCTTCACATTCACCGAGCAATGCATGCAGTTATTGATAGACAGAAAAATCATGGTATGCATTTCCGTGTATTAGCTAAAGCATTGCGTATGTCGGGGGGAGATCATATCCACTCCGGTACAGTAGTAGGTAAGTTAGAAGGGGAACGCGAAATAACTTTAGGTTTTGTTGATTTATTGCGCGATGATTTTATTGAAAAAGATCGTTCTCGCGGTATCTTTTTCACTCAGGACTGGGTATCCATGCCAGGTGTTATACCGGTGGCTTCTGGGGGTATTCATGTTTGGCATATGCCAGCTCTGACCGAAATCTTTGGAGATGATTCCGTATTACAATTTGGTGGAGGAACTTTAGGACATCCTTGGGGAAATGCACCTGGTGCAGCAGCTAATCGTGTGGCTTTAGAAGCCTGTGTACAAGCTCGTAACGAAGGGCGCGATCTTGCTCGTGAAGGTAATGAAATTATCAAAGCAGCTTGCAAATGGAGTGCTGAACTAGCCGCAGCTTGTGAAATATGGAAGGAGATCAAATTTGATGGTTTCAAAGCGATGGATACcatataa
- the LOC118474768 gene encoding ATP synthase subunit beta, chloroplastic, translated as MRTNPTTSRPGISTIEEKSVGRIDQIIGPVLDITFPPGKLPYIYNALIVKSRDTADKQINVTCEVQQLLGNNRVRAVAMSATEGLMRGMEVIDTGTPLSVPVGGATLGRIFNVLGEPIDNLGPVDTSATFPIHRSAPAFIELDTKLSIFETGIKVVDLLAPYRRGGKIGLFGGAGVGKTVLIMELINNIAKAHGGVSVFGGVGERTREGNDLYMEMKESGVINEKNIEESKVALVYGQMNEPPGARMRVGLTALTMAEYFRDVNKQDVLLFIDNIFRFVQAGSEVSALLGRMPSAVGYQPTLSTEMGSLQERITSTKKGSITSIQAVYVPADDLTDPAPATTFAHLDATTVLSRGLASKGIYPAVDPLDSTSTMLQPRIVGNEHYETAQRVKETLQRYKELQDIIAILGLDELSEEDRLTVARARKIERFLSQPFFVAEVFTGSPGKYVGLAETIRGFQLILSGELDGLPEQAFYLVGNIDEASTKAINLEEESKLKK; from the coding sequence ATGAGAACCAATCCTACTACTTCGCGTCCCGGGATTTCCACAATTGAAGAAAAAAGCGTAGGGCGTATTGATCAAATTATTGGACCCGTGCTGGATATCACTTTTCCCCCGGGCAAGTTGCCTTATATTTATAATGCTTTGATAGTCAAGAGTCGAGACACTGCCGATAAGCAAATTAATGTGACTTGTGAGGTACAACAATTATTAGGAAATAATCGAGTTAGAGCTGTGGCTATGAGTGCTACAGAGGGGTTGATGAGAGGAATGGAAGTGATTGACACGGGAACTCCTCTCAGTGTTCCAGTCGGTGGAGCTACTCTCGGACGAATTTTTAACGTTCTTGGGGAGCCTATTGACAATTTGGGTCCTGTGGATACTAGTGCAACATTTCCTATTCATAGATCTGCGCCTGCCTTTATCGAGTTAGATACGAAATTATCTATCTTTGAAACAGGTATTAAGGTGGTCGATCTTTTAGCTCCCTATCGACGTGGAGGAAAAATCGGACTGTTTGGGGGGGCAGGAGTAGGTAAAACAGTACTCATCATGGAATTAATCAATAACATTGCTAAAGCTCATGGAGGCGTATCCGTATTTGGCGGAGTAGGGGAACGGACTCGTGAAGGAAATGATCTTTATATGGAAATGAAGGAATCCGGAGTAATTAATGAAAAAAATATTGAGGAATCAAAGGTAGCTCTAGTCTATGGCCAAATGAATGAACCGCCGGGAGCTCGTATGAGAGTTGGTTTAACTGCCCTAACTATGGCAGAATATTTCCGAGATGTTAATAAGCAAGACGTGCTTTTATTCATCGATAATATCTTTCGTTTTGTTCAAGCAGGATCGGAAGTATCCGCCTTATTAGGCAGAATGCCCTCCGCAGTGGGTTATCAACCTACCCTTAGTACAGAAATGGGTTCTTTGCAAGAAAGAATTACTTCTACCAAAAAGGGATCTATAACTTCGATCCAAGCAGTTTATgtacctgcagacgatttgaccgacCCTGCTCCTGCCACAACATTTGCACATTTGGACGCTACTACCGTACTTTCCAGAGGATTAGCTTCCAAGGGTATTTATCCCGCAGTGGATCCTTTAGATTCAACCTCAACTATGTTACAGCCTCGGATTGTTGGCAACGAACATTATGAAACTGCGCAAAGAGTTAAGGAAACTTTACAACGTTACAAAGAACTTCAGGACATTATCGCAATTCTTGGATTGGATGAATTATCGGAGGAGGATCGTTTAACTGTAGCAAGAGCACGAAAAATCGAGCGGTTCTTATCACAACCGTTCTTTGTGGCAGAAGTTTTTACCGGTTCTCCAGGAAAGTATGTTGGTCTTGCAGAAACAATTAGGGGATTTCAACTAATCCTTTCCGGAGAATTAGACGGCCTACCCGAACAGGCTTTTTATTTAGTGGGGAACATCGATGAAGCTAGCACGAAAGCTATAAACTTAGAAGAGGAGAGCAAATTGAAGAAATGA